A single Molothrus aeneus isolate 106 chromosome 9, BPBGC_Maene_1.0, whole genome shotgun sequence DNA region contains:
- the EBNA1BP2 gene encoding probable rRNA-processing protein EBP2 yields the protein MAAAVARRGSFSDSGSDSEDSSLSDSELQEAFAKGALKPGLNVVLEERPKRRNDTDGLKQCLAEFRQQLAWVERLDVTLGPVADPVSQNASTSDAVDPENDFQREMSFYRQAQAAVLEALPRLRKLQVPTRRPDDYFAEMAKSDQQMQKIRQKLKSKQEAMERSEKAKQLRAMRKYGKKVQVEVLQRRQKEKKNMLNAVKKYQKGLSDKLDFLDEEQTSSQGNKKGNASQRTKKGPNAKRRYKNQKFGFGGKKKGSKWNTKESFNDVSSFQSKVAHNKGPGKGGRGGKGGKGGKGGKKALNKRPGKRARQKMKNRAR from the exons AtggcggcggcggtggcgcGGCGTGGCTCCTTCTCGGACTCCGGCTCGGACTCGGAGGATTCCTCGCTCTCGGACTCGGAG CTCCAGGAGGCCTTCGCGAAGGGCGCGCTGAAGCCGGGGCTCAACGTGGTGCTGGAGGAGCGGCCGAAGCGGCGCAATGACACG GACGGCCTGAAGCAGTGCCTGGCCGAATTCAGGCAGCAGCTCGCCTGGGTGGAAAGGCTGGACGTAACTCTGGGCCCGGTCGCGGACCCCGTTTCTCAGAATGCTTCTACGTCTGATGCCGTTGACCCTGAGAATGATTTCCAGAGAGAGATGAGTTT CTACCGGCAGGCGCAGGCAGCTGTCCTAGAAGCCCTCCCTAGGCTGCGTAAGCTCCAAGTTCCCACGAGGAGGCCAGATGATTACTTTGCAGAGATGGCCAAATCAGACCAACAGATGCAGAAG ATTCGACAGAAACTTAAGAGTAAACAGGAAGCAATGGAAAGGTCTGAGAAAGCAAAACAACTCCGTGCAATGAGAAAATATGGCAAGAAG GTGCAAGTTGAGGTTCTGCAGAGGAgacagaaggagaagaaaaatatgttgaATGCAGTCAAGAAATACCAGAAAG GTCTCTCTGACAAGCTGGACTTTCTAGATGAAGAGCAGACATCAtctcaaggaaataaaaaaggcaatGCAAGTCAACGGACAAAGAAGGG ACCAAATGCCAAAAGACGATACAAAAATCAGaagtttggttttggtgggaaGAAGAAGGGCTCCAAGTGGAACACAAAGGAGAGTTTTAATGACGTATCCAGCTTCCAGTCAAAAGTGGCTCACAACAAAGgcccaggaaaaggaggaagaggaggaaaaggaggaaaaggaggaaaaggagggaaaaaagcccttAAT aagagACCTGGAAAGAGAGCAAGGCAGAAAATGAAGAACCGAGCCCGCTAA